One Devosia lacusdianchii genomic window carries:
- a CDS encoding alpha/beta fold hydrolase, translated as MPTFQSDGLTLAYESFGEGPPVLCIHGFASSGKVNWIDTGWVETLTTAGYRAIVLDNRGHGGSDKPYDPERYYPQDMARDAVALLDHLGIERAAVLGYSMGARIAAFMAFQHEERVVCAIFGGMGMNLINGLSDGNDIISGLRAPSLDGLKHPTARQFRIFADHTKADRQALAACMETSRQPMARADVRRIAVPVLVAVGEADEMAGPPEPLAELMPDAEAFVIPKRDHMRATGDTKFKTAALAFLGRTFAPNSQS; from the coding sequence ATGCCCACCTTCCAATCCGACGGACTGACGCTGGCCTATGAATCGTTTGGTGAGGGTCCACCGGTGCTCTGCATCCACGGCTTCGCCTCGAGCGGCAAGGTCAACTGGATCGATACAGGTTGGGTGGAAACGCTGACGACTGCGGGATACCGGGCCATCGTGCTGGATAATCGGGGGCATGGCGGCTCGGACAAGCCGTATGACCCGGAGCGGTACTATCCGCAGGATATGGCCCGGGACGCGGTGGCGCTGCTCGATCATCTCGGTATCGAGCGGGCCGCTGTGCTCGGGTATTCGATGGGCGCGCGGATCGCGGCGTTCATGGCATTCCAGCACGAGGAGCGGGTGGTCTGCGCCATTTTTGGCGGGATGGGGATGAACCTCATCAATGGCCTGAGCGACGGCAATGACATCATTTCGGGGCTGCGAGCGCCCTCGCTCGATGGATTGAAGCATCCGACGGCCCGGCAGTTCCGGATTTTCGCTGATCACACCAAGGCCGATCGCCAGGCGCTGGCGGCGTGTATGGAAACTTCGCGCCAACCGATGGCGCGGGCCGACGTGCGGCGAATCGCGGTGCCTGTCCTGGTGGCGGTGGGCGAGGCCGACGAGATGGCTGGTCCACCTGAGCCATTGGCGGAGCTAATGCCGGATGCCGAAGCCTTCGTTATCCCCAAGCGAGACCACATGCGTGCAACAGGCGACACGAAATTCAAAACTGCCGCGCTCGCCTTTCTTGGCAGGACGTTCGCGCCGAACAGCCAATCGTGA
- a CDS encoding zinc-finger domain-containing protein: MAHGSTPHFHNTEGLRQIEVGSKEFQCVGALPPFDHPHVFLDMGKDNEIVCPYCSTHYVFNSRLAAGTSNPLSAVFHADAA, translated from the coding sequence ATGGCACACGGCAGCACGCCACACTTCCACAATACCGAAGGTCTCCGGCAGATCGAGGTGGGTTCCAAGGAATTCCAGTGCGTCGGCGCCCTGCCCCCGTTCGACCACCCGCATGTGTTTCTCGATATGGGTAAGGACAACGAAATCGTCTGCCCCTATTGCTCGACGCACTACGTGTTCAACTCGCGCCTTGCCGCCGGCACGTCCAACCCGCTCTCCGCCGTCTTCCACGCCGACGCCGCCTAA
- a CDS encoding FAD-dependent monooxygenase, with protein MPGIGRTYYVAGAGITGLTLALALAKFGATVVVLERNPVLSEFGAGLQVSPNARRVLDRLGLDETISAHSLEPSGIDIYPYRRSSPLVTLELGQAMRDRFGAPYAVMHRADLADALYKACRRFANIDILFGVRSWDAVSHARGVTVSIDEANGQSRTARGLALIGTDGVHSLTRRNLLHGTDAQYRGRVAWRTLLPFDSLAGQLALDRVSVLFAPGYHMVCYPLPHRRQVNVALFAAASQNKSETGDVPVLPRSSRHSPRIDVILTAAGSTWTPWPLYTVETPRWHEGNIGIVGDAAHAMVPFQAQGAAMGIEDAAVLAPLLISEAGAETAFAKYELARRQRVTRVARTSRTNGTIFHMQWPLSIARNLVISAQGSQGHLKRLAWLYDYDAGVNQHVNDAP; from the coding sequence ATGCCCGGCATCGGCCGAACCTACTATGTGGCCGGCGCGGGCATTACCGGCCTGACACTGGCGCTGGCGCTCGCCAAGTTTGGCGCCACGGTCGTCGTGCTTGAGCGCAATCCGGTATTGTCCGAATTCGGCGCCGGCCTTCAGGTCAGTCCCAATGCCCGCCGCGTGCTCGATCGGCTCGGCCTCGACGAGACCATCTCGGCCCACAGCCTGGAACCGTCAGGCATCGACATCTACCCCTATCGCCGCTCGTCACCCCTGGTAACGCTCGAACTCGGCCAAGCCATGCGGGACCGGTTCGGCGCACCCTATGCGGTGATGCACCGGGCCGACCTGGCCGATGCGCTCTACAAAGCATGCCGGCGCTTCGCCAATATCGACATACTCTTCGGCGTCCGCTCTTGGGACGCCGTCTCGCATGCGCGCGGCGTCACCGTCTCGATCGACGAGGCCAACGGCCAATCGCGCACCGCCCGGGGCCTGGCCCTCATCGGCACCGATGGCGTCCACTCGCTTACGCGCCGCAACCTCTTGCACGGAACGGACGCCCAGTACCGCGGCCGCGTGGCCTGGCGCACATTACTGCCCTTCGATTCTCTCGCCGGCCAGCTTGCGCTGGACCGCGTCTCGGTGCTGTTCGCCCCCGGCTACCATATGGTCTGCTACCCGCTGCCCCATCGGCGGCAGGTCAATGTCGCCCTATTCGCCGCAGCCTCCCAAAATAAGTCGGAGACCGGCGACGTCCCCGTTCTGCCGCGTTCCTCGCGGCACAGCCCGCGCATCGACGTCATCCTTACCGCCGCTGGCAGCACCTGGACGCCCTGGCCGCTCTACACGGTCGAGACGCCACGCTGGCACGAGGGCAATATCGGGATCGTCGGCGACGCCGCTCACGCAATGGTTCCATTCCAGGCCCAGGGCGCTGCCATGGGCATTGAGGACGCTGCTGTGCTCGCTCCCCTGCTGATCAGCGAAGCCGGCGCCGAAACCGCCTTCGCCAAATACGAACTGGCACGCCGCCAGCGCGTAACCCGCGTCGCCCGCACTTCGCGCACCAATGGCACGATCTTTCACATGCAATGGCCACTGAGCATTGCCCGAAATCTCGTGATCAGCGCCCAGGGCAGCCAGGGCCACCTCAAGCGCCTGGCCTGGCTCTACGACTATGACGCCGGAGTGAATCAGCATGTCAACGACGCACCATAA
- a CDS encoding TCR/Tet family MFS transporter produces the protein MQAATRSRLTLTCILVTILLDMVGVGIIVPVLPELLEDLTGGSSVANAAVIGGYLVFAYAFMQFVFSPVLGNLSDRFGRRPVLLVSLLGLTFDYLMMSIAPVVWYLFIGRIIAGIAGAALATATAYMADITPPHKRTHRFGLIGAAFGLGFIIGPVIGGELGEFGPRVPFYAAAGLAFANFLFGLLVLPESLPKASRRKFDIRRANPLGAVLALKKYPSVLWLLAVLFFFQLSAQALPTVFSYFTVEVFHFTSSTIGRTLGAFGLGFAISQALVAGPLSKGIGEPAVAMIGLLAAVAAFAALGFSDDVYMLYLAIMVGAVSGLAPPAINGVLSRQVPDNSQGELQGAVNAASSLATIIGPLAATQIFSYYTHSPGSSGYFPGAPFIAASASVLVALVLFAFAAWRFELGRRPSVADHPHAPEMAPPGQVRVPPLENDDSDANSSR, from the coding sequence ATGCAAGCAGCGACTCGCTCACGCCTGACCCTCACCTGTATTCTGGTGACGATCCTGCTTGATATGGTTGGCGTGGGCATCATCGTGCCGGTTCTGCCCGAACTGCTGGAAGACCTGACCGGCGGCAGCAGCGTCGCCAATGCGGCCGTCATCGGCGGTTACCTGGTCTTCGCCTACGCCTTCATGCAGTTCGTGTTCTCGCCGGTGCTTGGCAACCTGTCCGATCGCTTCGGCCGCCGTCCAGTTCTACTCGTGTCTCTGCTCGGCCTCACCTTTGACTACCTGATGATGTCGATCGCCCCCGTGGTCTGGTATCTCTTCATCGGCCGCATCATCGCCGGTATTGCCGGTGCGGCCCTGGCCACGGCCACCGCCTATATGGCCGACATCACACCGCCGCATAAGCGGACCCATCGCTTCGGCCTCATCGGCGCCGCCTTCGGTCTGGGGTTCATCATCGGTCCGGTGATCGGCGGCGAATTGGGCGAATTCGGCCCGCGTGTGCCGTTCTATGCCGCAGCCGGGCTTGCCTTCGCCAATTTCCTCTTCGGCCTGCTGGTCTTGCCGGAAAGCCTGCCCAAGGCGTCCCGCCGCAAGTTCGACATTCGTCGCGCCAACCCGCTCGGAGCCGTGCTGGCGCTCAAGAAATATCCCTCGGTGCTCTGGCTGCTCGCCGTGCTGTTCTTTTTCCAGCTCTCCGCCCAGGCTCTACCGACCGTGTTCAGCTATTTCACCGTAGAAGTGTTCCACTTCACCTCTTCTACGATCGGTCGCACCTTGGGCGCTTTCGGTCTCGGCTTCGCCATCAGCCAGGCCCTCGTCGCCGGCCCTCTGTCGAAGGGTATCGGCGAGCCCGCGGTGGCAATGATTGGTCTCCTCGCCGCCGTCGCGGCCTTCGCCGCTCTGGGCTTCTCCGACGACGTCTACATGCTGTATCTAGCCATCATGGTCGGAGCCGTCAGTGGCCTGGCACCGCCGGCAATCAACGGCGTCCTGTCCCGCCAGGTACCCGACAACAGCCAGGGCGAATTGCAGGGCGCGGTGAACGCGGCAAGCTCGCTTGCCACCATCATCGGGCCGTTGGCCGCCACCCAAATCTTCTCCTACTACACGCACAGCCCTGGCTCATCGGGCTATTTCCCCGGAGCGCCGTTTATCGCTGCCAGTGCCAGCGTGCTGGTTGCCCTGGTGCTGTTCGCCTTTGCGGCCTGGCGCTTCGAACTGGGTCGCCGGCCCAGCGTAGCCGATCACCCGCATGCACCCGAAATGGCGCCGCCGGGACAGGTCCGGGTGCCGCCTCTGGAAAACGACGACTCCGATGCAAATTCGTCCCGCTAG
- a CDS encoding GNAT family N-acetyltransferase translates to MQIRPASPADHAAILAIVAPTLAAGETYAIATDLDDDGVLAYWLSPTHEVFVAADGGTILGTYYLMANQAGGGAHVANCGYMTAPAAQGKGIARAMCEHSLVRARERGFRAMQFNHVVSTNTRAVALWQKLGFDIVGALPQAFNHPVHGYVDSYVMFKKLI, encoded by the coding sequence ATGCAAATTCGTCCCGCTAGCCCGGCCGACCACGCGGCGATCCTCGCCATAGTCGCCCCCACGCTGGCCGCAGGCGAGACCTACGCCATCGCCACCGATCTCGATGACGACGGCGTGCTCGCCTATTGGCTCAGCCCGACCCACGAAGTCTTCGTCGCCGCAGACGGCGGCACTATCTTGGGCACTTATTACCTCATGGCCAACCAGGCCGGCGGCGGCGCCCACGTCGCCAATTGCGGCTACATGACCGCCCCGGCCGCGCAAGGCAAAGGCATCGCCCGCGCCATGTGCGAACATTCGCTGGTTCGCGCGCGGGAACGTGGCTTCCGCGCCATGCAGTTCAACCACGTCGTCTCGACCAATACCCGCGCCGTGGCCCTTTGGCAGAAGCTGGGCTTCGACATTGTCGGCGCCCTGCCCCAGGCCTTCAACCACCCTGTTCACGGTTATGTCGACAGTTACGTGATGTTCAAAAAACTGATCTGA
- a CDS encoding GGDEF domain-containing protein codes for MTGHFFFSLLNPALSAILAATFVALWRRRPDQTYLGALALTFLSCGIAFIINDFVDPFDAPASRIASNLLFLMAVVAASVGALLRVKARIPVLLYACICALWAVSFCWFLFIVPSTEARIYVSSATFAMLGGTTAWWLVRARPRRSVDRLFVGLSVGLSALAVVRALATLFGQLDLNSGGSLRDSAYWTTVQATTPILVLGIGLAFLIALAIRLFDELSAEANLDFLTGLLNRRGFDKGVRALCVTQVGDIPPAVMIVDIDAFKLINDSFGHAVGDEVIAAIAKTLATHGQADLVSRSGGEEFTLYYRSSSRDGLLAHAEAIRNALAETDFPGVPKGHRVTVSMGLHTRHRSETTTQMLAAADRALYTAKRAGRDRAVLAPAPAPLPQARPSRERRTGSRARAG; via the coding sequence GTGACCGGGCATTTCTTCTTCTCACTTCTCAATCCCGCGCTTTCGGCGATTCTAGCCGCCACCTTTGTTGCCCTGTGGCGCCGGCGTCCGGACCAGACCTATCTCGGCGCCCTGGCACTGACCTTCCTGTCCTGCGGCATTGCCTTCATTATCAATGACTTCGTCGATCCATTCGACGCGCCGGCGTCCCGCATCGCGTCGAACCTGCTTTTCCTCATGGCTGTTGTCGCCGCCAGCGTCGGGGCTCTCCTGCGCGTCAAGGCTCGAATACCCGTGCTGCTCTACGCCTGCATCTGCGCGCTGTGGGCCGTTAGCTTCTGCTGGTTCCTGTTCATCGTGCCCTCGACTGAGGCGCGCATCTACGTCTCCAGCGCCACCTTTGCCATGCTCGGCGGCACCACCGCGTGGTGGCTGGTTCGCGCCCGTCCGAGACGAAGCGTGGACCGGCTTTTCGTCGGCCTGTCCGTCGGCCTGTCGGCGCTCGCCGTGGTGAGGGCGTTGGCAACCCTGTTTGGGCAGCTCGATCTGAATTCGGGTGGCTCGCTGCGCGATTCAGCCTATTGGACGACGGTCCAGGCCACCACGCCGATCCTGGTGCTCGGTATTGGCCTCGCCTTCCTCATTGCCCTTGCCATCAGGTTGTTCGACGAACTGTCCGCCGAGGCCAACCTCGACTTCCTCACCGGCCTGCTCAATCGCCGAGGCTTCGACAAAGGCGTTCGGGCGCTTTGCGTCACGCAGGTCGGCGATATCCCGCCAGCCGTGATGATCGTCGATATCGATGCCTTCAAGCTCATCAATGACAGCTTCGGGCACGCGGTTGGTGACGAGGTCATCGCCGCGATCGCCAAGACCCTGGCCACGCACGGCCAGGCCGACCTGGTCTCACGCAGTGGCGGCGAGGAATTCACCCTCTATTACCGCTCATCCAGTCGCGACGGCCTGCTGGCTCACGCCGAAGCCATTCGCAACGCCCTCGCCGAGACCGACTTCCCGGGCGTGCCGAAAGGGCATCGAGTTACGGTCAGCATGGGACTGCATACCCGCCACCGGTCCGAAACCACCACCCAGATGCTAGCTGCCGCCGATCGTGCGCTCTACACGGCCAAACGCGCCGGCCGCGACCGTGCCGTCCTGGCGCCCGCGCCAGCACCCCTGCCGCAAGCCCGTCCCTCCCGCGAACGCCGAACAGGCAGCCGGGCTCGGGCCGGCTAA